Proteins encoded in a region of the Cytobacillus pseudoceanisediminis genome:
- a CDS encoding NAD(P)-dependent oxidoreductase, which translates to MKIGFIGTGVMGSRMAKRLLGNGFHVIVHNRTIEKAQPLIDLGAFYSETISNLASQCQVVCTCLSMPDDVLNVYTGKEGIIQSAKPGTICIDFTSVGADTSKTIFEMTDAKKISYLDCPVSGGPEGAESGTLTIMAGGGKVAFQKVKPVLEMLGDTIEYLGPSGSGSIAKLINQYLVAVHSLAASEAMVAGSAYGLDSEQLLKVLETSYGDSRILRRHMEQYVFDRHFTPGGAVKYVHKDVRLANQLLQEAGLNQFTGQLAEKAFQTAAEQGHGDQDMSAVIKPLEEEAGIMVKRKK; encoded by the coding sequence ATGAAGATTGGATTTATTGGAACAGGAGTAATGGGCTCGCGGATGGCCAAGCGCCTCCTGGGCAATGGCTTTCACGTCATCGTTCATAATCGGACAATTGAAAAAGCACAGCCCCTTATTGATCTGGGTGCCTTTTATTCGGAAACGATCAGCAATCTGGCCAGCCAATGTCAAGTCGTGTGTACCTGTCTTTCTATGCCAGACGATGTGCTGAACGTCTATACAGGTAAAGAGGGAATCATTCAAAGTGCCAAGCCTGGAACGATATGCATTGACTTCACATCGGTAGGGGCAGACACGAGTAAAACTATCTTTGAGATGACAGATGCAAAAAAGATCAGTTATCTGGATTGTCCGGTTAGCGGAGGTCCTGAAGGAGCAGAAAGCGGGACATTAACGATCATGGCAGGCGGCGGAAAAGTGGCTTTTCAAAAAGTTAAGCCGGTACTGGAGATGCTCGGTGACACCATAGAATATCTGGGACCTTCGGGTTCAGGCAGCATTGCCAAGCTGATTAATCAGTATCTTGTTGCTGTTCACTCTCTGGCTGCATCAGAGGCAATGGTAGCCGGATCTGCTTATGGGCTGGATTCCGAACAGCTCTTAAAAGTGCTGGAGACAAGCTATGGCGACAGCAGAATCCTGCGCAGGCATATGGAACAATACGTATTCGATCGCCACTTCACACCAGGAGGGGCTGTGAAATATGTCCACAAGGATGTCCGGCTTGCCAACCAGCTTTTACAGGAAGCCGGCTTAAACCAATTTACCGGGCAACTGGCTGAAAAAGCATTCCAGACAGCCGCTGAGCAAGGCCATGGCGATCAGGATATGTCGGCAGTCATTAAGCCTCTTGAGGAAGAGGCCGGAATTATGGTGAAGAGGAAGAAATAA
- a CDS encoding hydroxypyruvate isomerase family protein, giving the protein MNRYSVNLSTVFTEFPFLERFKKAREAGFVYVECQFPYTFTIEEIKAELKQNQLSMDLINLPPGQWEKGDRGLAADPVRIEEFRKSVERGIRYANGLGVKKIHCMAGIQPDNNLEVFIENLLYAGTAMSRHEITLLIEPINPFDMPGYFLNDIQQASDIIHRVALPNVKLQFDFYHIERIYGHSLSMYQKYAELVSHVQIADHPGRQQPGTGEMNYTDILQYLSKHYRGLIGLEYNPQGRSEESFAWQKGVIS; this is encoded by the coding sequence ATGAATAGATATTCTGTTAATCTTTCAACCGTTTTTACAGAATTTCCTTTTTTGGAGCGGTTTAAAAAAGCCCGTGAAGCTGGTTTTGTTTATGTGGAGTGCCAGTTTCCATATACATTTACAATAGAAGAAATCAAAGCAGAGCTTAAGCAAAATCAGTTATCGATGGACTTAATTAACCTGCCGCCAGGTCAATGGGAAAAAGGGGACCGTGGCCTGGCAGCAGACCCCGTACGTATAGAGGAATTTAGAAAATCAGTTGAAAGGGGGATCCGTTATGCAAATGGCCTTGGAGTTAAAAAGATACATTGTATGGCGGGGATACAGCCAGACAATAATCTGGAAGTATTTATAGAAAATCTCCTTTATGCGGGCACTGCAATGTCTAGGCATGAGATAACCCTATTAATTGAGCCTATCAACCCATTCGACATGCCTGGCTATTTCTTAAATGATATCCAGCAGGCATCAGACATAATCCATCGTGTCGCTTTGCCGAATGTGAAGCTTCAATTCGACTTTTACCATATTGAAAGAATTTATGGCCATTCTCTTTCCATGTATCAAAAATACGCTGAGCTGGTTTCGCATGTGCAAATTGCTGACCATCCGGGCAGACAGCAGCCAGGGACAGGTGAAATGAATTATACCGATATTCTTCAATATTTGAGTAAACACTATCGAGGCTTAATTGGTCTTGAATATAATCCGCAAGGCAGAAGTGAAGAGAGTTTTGCCTGGCAGAAAGGGGTGATATCATGA
- a CDS encoding MBL fold metallo-hydrolase, with amino-acid sequence MQTLEKLKHRVWYQTPVSETDRPILGAVVGDRMTLMIDAGNSEAHAQLFLSELEKLRIPSPRMVVLTHWHWDHIFGLPALDIPSIASNLTKAEMEKLIPYQWTDEALDERVKSGIEIEFCASAIKNEYGNDRSIKVKLPDITFENILEIDLGGVSCQLQRVGGDHSPDSVVVYIKEEKILFLGDAIYANLYASKWNYTADCVLQLLDALEQFDADTYILSHGTAISKAEYQVETAMLRKAARLTEEFEGQMEEMKNAYQSSVNRELNGNELETIQYFANGYELKGPSTGSDI; translated from the coding sequence ATGCAAACTTTAGAAAAACTTAAGCACAGGGTTTGGTATCAAACTCCTGTTTCAGAAACTGACCGTCCTATTTTAGGGGCTGTGGTCGGGGATCGAATGACTTTGATGATTGATGCAGGCAATTCTGAAGCACATGCTCAATTGTTTTTAAGCGAGCTGGAGAAACTGCGAATACCTTCACCGAGAATGGTGGTCCTGACTCATTGGCACTGGGATCATATTTTCGGCCTGCCTGCACTGGATATTCCATCTATTGCTTCTAATCTCACCAAAGCTGAAATGGAAAAGCTAATCCCTTACCAATGGACAGATGAGGCATTGGATGAACGTGTGAAAAGCGGAATCGAAATAGAATTTTGCGCGAGCGCTATTAAGAACGAGTATGGTAATGATCGAAGCATTAAGGTTAAACTTCCAGATATCACTTTTGAGAATATTCTTGAAATCGATCTTGGCGGTGTGAGCTGCCAACTGCAAAGAGTCGGCGGGGACCATTCTCCAGACTCGGTGGTGGTATATATAAAAGAAGAAAAAATATTATTTCTCGGCGATGCGATTTACGCGAATCTTTACGCAAGTAAATGGAATTACACGGCAGACTGTGTGCTTCAGCTATTGGATGCACTGGAACAGTTTGATGCAGATACATATATTTTGTCCCACGGGACTGCCATCTCAAAGGCAGAGTACCAGGTGGAAACGGCCATGCTCAGGAAGGCAGCAAGACTAACAGAAGAATTCGAAGGACAAATGGAAGAAATGAAGAATGCCTATCAATCCAGTGTCAATCGTGAACTGAATGGCAATGAGCTAGAAACGATACAGTACTTTGCAAATGGCTATGAACTAAAAGGGCCTTCAACAGGATCAGATATTTAA
- a CDS encoding glycoside hydrolase family 43 protein, whose translation MALIRNPILTGFNPDPSICRVGEDYYIAVSTFEWFPGVGIYHSKDLKNWRLAARPLSRISQLNMTGSPDSGGVWAPALSYHDGRFWLIYTDVKVVDGQWKDCHNYLSVCESVEGEWSDPVYLNSSGFDPSMFHDEDGKKYLVNMVWDHRAGHHNFYGIALQEFDVQKQKLKGKAEVIFKGTDIKLTEAPHLYKINGYYYLLTAEGGTKYDHQATIARSKNIRGPYEVHPENPLISSFGSPRNPLQKAGHASMVKTHTDEWFLVHLTGRPLTREGHPLLDPRGYCPLGRETAIQRLEWKNDWPYVTGGNEPALEIEGPKIKEVKWGRDFPEKDDFDSETLNLHFQNLRIPLGENIVSLKDNPGHLRLYGKESLTSKFTQAFIARRWQHFSFTAETKVAFEPETFQQSAGLVNYYNTENWTSCQVSWNEDKGRILELVSCDNFTFSQPLKGSEIEIPAEVKYVYLRVNVHIHEYNYSYSFDGENWTELAVPFQSHKLSDDYIKGGGFFTGAFVGMQCQDTSGQNQFADFDYFVYKGES comes from the coding sequence ATGGCACTTATACGCAATCCGATTTTAACAGGATTTAATCCTGATCCGAGCATTTGCCGGGTGGGAGAAGATTATTATATTGCTGTTTCCACTTTTGAGTGGTTTCCCGGTGTTGGAATCTATCATTCTAAGGATCTGAAAAATTGGCGTCTGGCTGCAAGGCCATTAAGTCGGATAAGCCAGCTGAATATGACAGGAAGTCCGGATTCAGGCGGGGTTTGGGCACCTGCTTTATCCTATCACGATGGCCGGTTCTGGCTTATTTATACGGATGTAAAAGTGGTGGATGGCCAGTGGAAGGATTGCCATAATTACCTTTCAGTATGTGAAAGCGTAGAAGGGGAATGGTCTGATCCTGTGTATTTAAATAGTTCAGGCTTTGACCCTTCTATGTTCCATGATGAGGACGGAAAAAAATATTTGGTCAACATGGTGTGGGATCACCGTGCCGGCCATCACAACTTTTACGGAATCGCTTTGCAGGAATTTGACGTACAGAAGCAAAAGCTGAAAGGGAAAGCGGAGGTCATCTTCAAGGGGACTGATATCAAACTGACAGAAGCACCGCATTTGTATAAAATCAATGGTTATTATTATTTGCTGACTGCTGAAGGCGGAACTAAATATGATCATCAGGCCACCATTGCGAGATCAAAGAACATAAGGGGGCCATATGAAGTACACCCTGAAAATCCGCTCATTTCATCTTTCGGGTCACCGAGGAACCCTCTGCAAAAGGCCGGTCACGCCTCAATGGTAAAAACTCATACAGATGAGTGGTTTCTTGTCCATCTTACAGGACGCCCCTTAACAAGAGAGGGTCATCCCTTACTTGACCCGCGCGGTTATTGTCCTCTTGGAAGGGAGACTGCCATACAAAGGCTGGAATGGAAGAATGACTGGCCTTATGTAACTGGCGGGAACGAGCCTGCCCTTGAAATAGAAGGGCCAAAAATTAAGGAAGTAAAGTGGGGAAGAGATTTTCCGGAAAAAGACGATTTTGATAGTGAAACCCTAAACCTGCATTTCCAGAATTTAAGGATTCCGCTCGGTGAGAATATTGTTTCTTTGAAGGATAACCCTGGCCATCTTCGGTTATATGGGAAAGAAAGCTTAACATCCAAATTCACACAGGCCTTCATAGCGAGAAGATGGCAGCACTTTTCTTTTACTGCTGAAACAAAGGTGGCATTTGAGCCCGAAACCTTCCAGCAATCTGCCGGTCTCGTTAATTATTATAATACTGAAAACTGGACGTCATGCCAGGTCAGCTGGAATGAAGATAAAGGACGAATCCTGGAATTGGTGTCATGCGATAATTTTACTTTCTCCCAGCCGTTAAAAGGGAGTGAAATTGAAATCCCGGCAGAAGTGAAATATGTTTACCTTCGTGTAAATGTCCATATCCATGAATATAATTATTCTTATTCATTCGACGGTGAGAACTGGACAGAACTTGCAGTTCCTTTTCAATCTCATAAATTATCGGATGATTACATAAAGGGCGGCGGTTTTTTTACAGGTGCATTCGTCGGCATGCAATGTCAGGACACTTCCGGCCAAAATCAATTTGCCGATTTTGATTACTTTGTTTATAAAGGCGAATCTTAA
- a CDS encoding YesL family protein: protein MPATVSLFTIVRKWQMKQTEVPVWDTFLSIYKKEFTKSNLLGFILVICAGFILLDLHFVNGLEGVLQLLFFVPMLIISALYFITLMYIFPVYVHFDLTVTEYIKNSCLLGILNLHLTLIIAASAGSIIFLLLYSPAFIPFFSAVSITWILMYGGMYSFRKIEARQKRQQPEQFSHSGLSRHI from the coding sequence ATGCCGGCAACTGTATCTCTCTTCACTATCGTCCGCAAGTGGCAGATGAAACAGACAGAAGTGCCTGTTTGGGATACTTTCCTATCAATCTATAAAAAGGAATTTACTAAATCTAATTTGCTTGGTTTCATACTTGTTATCTGCGCGGGGTTCATTCTTTTGGATTTGCATTTTGTAAATGGCTTAGAAGGGGTTCTGCAGTTGCTGTTTTTCGTACCGATGCTGATTATATCAGCTCTTTATTTCATTACTCTGATGTATATTTTTCCGGTTTATGTACATTTTGATTTAACAGTAACCGAATATATAAAAAATTCATGTTTACTTGGGATCCTTAACCTGCATCTTACCCTGATCATAGCAGCCTCTGCCGGATCCATCATTTTTCTGCTTTTGTACAGTCCTGCATTTATTCCCTTCTTTAGCGCTGTTTCCATTACATGGATTTTGATGTATGGGGGAATGTACAGTTTTAGGAAGATTGAAGCGAGGCAAAAGCGCCAGCAGCCTGAACAGTTCAGTCATTCGGGCTTAAGCAGACATATTTAA
- a CDS encoding carbohydrate ABC transporter permease, which yields METVKPDGAPRIGNGLDTKLVSKPIVNRLAYGIMYVFLVLVAVFQIFPIIWLFLFSLKSSQEVFNMSPFSLPENPKWENYAKVWTEGNISLYFINSVTYTLAAVILTVVLASMVTFAITRMHWKGNRLVLGLFMVGLMIPVHSTLIPLFSTFTNTNLIDNPISIILTYTAFNLPITIMILLGFYEALPREVEEAAVMDGASIHHIFFKITLPMTMPVMATAAIINMIYNWNEFVFVNTFISSDSFKTLTVGIQNFIGQYTTDWGAIGATLVISILPILIAFLILSNRIVEGIASGSVKG from the coding sequence ATGGAAACAGTAAAACCTGATGGCGCCCCGCGCATAGGAAATGGACTGGACACAAAGCTTGTCTCAAAACCAATTGTGAACCGTTTAGCATATGGCATCATGTATGTGTTCCTGGTTCTTGTCGCCGTGTTTCAGATTTTCCCGATTATCTGGCTATTTCTTTTTTCCCTGAAAAGCAGCCAGGAAGTATTCAATATGTCTCCATTCTCATTGCCGGAAAACCCTAAATGGGAAAATTACGCAAAGGTTTGGACGGAAGGAAATATCAGCCTCTATTTTATAAATAGTGTAACGTACACCCTTGCAGCTGTCATTCTGACTGTTGTTTTAGCCAGCATGGTTACCTTTGCCATTACGAGAATGCATTGGAAAGGCAACAGGCTGGTGCTGGGACTGTTTATGGTCGGTTTAATGATACCGGTCCATTCAACTTTGATCCCTTTATTCAGCACTTTTACCAATACCAATCTGATTGATAATCCGATATCCATTATTCTAACTTACACAGCTTTCAACCTTCCAATCACCATTATGATTTTGCTGGGCTTCTATGAAGCTTTGCCAAGGGAGGTAGAAGAAGCAGCAGTCATGGATGGTGCATCCATCCATCATATTTTCTTTAAAATCACTCTGCCTATGACGATGCCGGTAATGGCAACGGCTGCGATTATTAATATGATTTACAACTGGAATGAATTTGTATTTGTGAATACATTTATCAGTTCGGATAGCTTTAAGACACTTACAGTTGGAATCCAGAATTTCATTGGCCAGTATACTACGGATTGGGGTGCTATAGGTGCCACACTGGTCATCAGCATCCTGCCAATATTAATTGCCTTTCTGATATTAAGCAATCGCATCGTTGAGGGGATAGCATCTGGCTCCGTTAAAGGCTAA
- a CDS encoding carbohydrate ABC transporter permease — MNKVLSNKKVIALYITPALFLVLTLIYVPIIQTGYYGLMKWNGIGEMDFIGLKNYKVLMKDALFWKSALHSFSLALFSALSLIGYLFISIILASKIKGADLLRKIYLIPMLLASVAIAQLWMKIYHPSNGMLNTVLVAIGIEDPPAWLADANLALYAIIIPIIWQYAGFYILIYYAALKNIPESLVEAARIDGASPLQIALKIKLPLIMNVIKVTIVLAVVGSLKYFDLIYVMTGGGPNGASEVMASYMYQKAFKGFDFGYASAIGFFLLVICLVVTYIIRRYTAANKDIY; from the coding sequence ATGAATAAAGTGCTTTCCAATAAAAAAGTCATCGCACTGTACATCACACCTGCCCTTTTCCTGGTCCTTACGCTGATCTATGTGCCGATTATACAGACAGGCTACTATGGTTTAATGAAATGGAATGGCATTGGAGAAATGGATTTCATCGGCCTAAAGAATTACAAGGTACTGATGAAAGATGCACTCTTTTGGAAAAGTGCATTGCATTCCTTTTCGCTGGCCCTGTTTTCTGCATTAAGTCTGATCGGCTACTTGTTCATTTCCATTATCCTCGCCAGTAAAATCAAAGGTGCAGATTTATTAAGGAAGATATACCTGATCCCCATGCTGCTGGCATCAGTCGCAATTGCACAGCTTTGGATGAAGATATACCACCCTTCAAATGGCATGCTGAACACAGTGTTAGTAGCTATCGGCATTGAAGATCCGCCTGCATGGCTAGCGGATGCCAATCTCGCACTCTATGCCATCATTATACCAATTATATGGCAATACGCCGGTTTTTACATTCTCATTTATTATGCAGCATTAAAAAATATTCCTGAATCACTTGTTGAAGCAGCAAGAATTGATGGGGCTTCTCCCTTGCAGATTGCCCTTAAAATAAAGCTCCCTTTGATTATGAATGTAATTAAAGTAACAATTGTTCTAGCAGTCGTAGGCTCGCTGAAATACTTTGACCTGATCTATGTCATGACCGGAGGCGGTCCGAATGGAGCAAGCGAAGTAATGGCGTCTTATATGTATCAGAAAGCATTTAAGGGTTTTGACTTTGGATATGCGAGTGCCATCGGATTTTTCCTGCTGGTCATTTGTCTTGTTGTTACTTACATCATCCGCAGATATACAGCTGCTAATAAAGATATCTATTAA
- a CDS encoding extracellular solute-binding protein codes for MLKKAHSLILIAVLILAAALAGCSGNTDTASGENGSKKTIKFMHLWPAGSSKQQNQIVTDIIEQYEAEHEDVKIEVEVLENEQYKNKIKVLSSSNELPDVGFTWAAGYMTPFVKGNLFAELDDVLNDGLKESFVSGTTEAYALDGKTYGLPLELNIAPIYYNKEIFEKYDLDVPHTYSEFENAVKTLTDNGVAPIALGNKDRWTGSLWYMYLADRIGGAEVLNKAIDRSGSFEDPALVSAAEEVQNLVKENAFNKGYNGLSNDEGKAEFLNGNAAMYLMGTWELPNFTTNEEIPQDFRENVGFFKFPTVDGGKGNIDSWVGGPGVGLFVAENSKVKDESKEFVKFFVEKWGEQSVEKAGVIPATKVDTGKVDLPELYIDVLNELNKASSLTLFADVQMSASVAETHLNLIQSLFGNEVKPADYAKQHEEALKAEEGN; via the coding sequence ATGCTTAAGAAAGCGCATTCATTAATACTTATTGCAGTGCTGATCCTGGCAGCAGCGCTCGCAGGATGCAGCGGAAACACCGATACGGCCAGTGGTGAAAACGGTTCCAAAAAAACCATTAAATTCATGCACTTATGGCCGGCAGGAAGCTCCAAGCAGCAAAATCAGATTGTTACAGATATTATTGAACAATATGAAGCCGAGCATGAAGATGTGAAAATTGAAGTCGAAGTTCTGGAAAATGAACAGTACAAAAATAAAATCAAAGTTCTTTCATCTTCTAATGAATTGCCGGATGTAGGGTTTACCTGGGCAGCCGGATATATGACCCCATTTGTGAAAGGCAATCTATTTGCAGAGCTGGATGATGTACTGAATGATGGTTTGAAGGAATCTTTTGTAAGCGGGACTACGGAAGCCTACGCTCTCGATGGAAAAACCTATGGTTTGCCTCTTGAGCTGAACATTGCACCTATTTACTACAATAAAGAAATTTTTGAGAAATATGATCTTGATGTACCCCACACTTACAGTGAGTTTGAAAATGCTGTTAAGACATTGACAGACAACGGGGTTGCCCCGATTGCACTTGGAAATAAAGACCGCTGGACAGGATCCTTGTGGTACATGTACCTGGCAGACCGAATTGGCGGGGCTGAAGTTCTTAATAAAGCTATTGACCGCTCTGGTTCGTTCGAAGATCCGGCACTGGTATCAGCTGCTGAAGAAGTTCAAAACCTTGTCAAAGAGAACGCATTTAATAAAGGCTATAATGGACTTTCAAATGACGAAGGAAAGGCTGAGTTCCTGAACGGCAATGCGGCAATGTATCTAATGGGAACCTGGGAGCTCCCTAATTTTACGACGAATGAAGAAATTCCGCAGGATTTCAGGGAAAACGTTGGATTCTTTAAATTCCCGACCGTTGACGGAGGCAAAGGAAATATCGACAGCTGGGTGGGCGGCCCGGGAGTAGGGTTATTCGTAGCTGAGAATTCAAAGGTTAAAGATGAATCAAAAGAATTTGTAAAGTTCTTTGTTGAAAAATGGGGAGAGCAATCTGTTGAAAAAGCGGGTGTAATTCCTGCCACGAAGGTTGATACCGGTAAAGTGGATCTTCCGGAACTGTATATTGATGTTTTAAATGAGTTAAATAAAGCCAGCAGCTTAACCTTATTTGCTGATGTCCAAATGAGTGCTTCGGTTGCAGAAACACATTTAAACCTTATCCAATCACTGTTCGGCAATGAAGTAAAACCAGCTGATTATGCCAAACAGCATGAAGAGGCTCTTAAGGCTGAGGAAGGGAATTAA
- a CDS encoding sensor histidine kinase encodes MFLSVMLFVLAFVSLVVYDQLGGFFRQNAERQIQQTAAEANGRMETLYKQIDTLTNQLMTNSTVQQMLLKMLEGESMDYGKLESLIKIINNTYAYSDGISSIELYNAEGKRIYPFDGKNIFKVIDSKWVKAADKEKGKLVWTGKDKGNTSYSAAIRRVSLMDRWFSNGGYLVVRISNSYFQVQGNNEENGQNDYMMLLDRDLTPITYDYGLDIKSIIQQEEKSIMIRDQEYMAVTEKSALTGWTFVILKPMSFLLQGVTKVRAVIILAVSIGFFLFVISSIVLATMITRPIKKLTNTMKNAKMDELKLNPESNSSLEFIELNNTYNKMVERTNHLIQVVYEKELLRSRTELKALQAQIDPHFLYNTLNALYWSLEEKEEEELAEIVISMSELFRYTIGNRRSAEWVTIHDELDHIERYMRLMKMRLGERLLWKIAAPPKLLGVKIPKLIIQPLVENAIQHGIENKRIQGTVLIKLEESAGGDSVKITVQDNGPGIDQIELHQLNEEIKKENVSSFKGIGMALTNVNKRLSLYYDAYSLGGLHLESELGSGTKVVFVIPAGEGNKGEYKDNLNSG; translated from the coding sequence GTGTTTTTAAGCGTCATGCTGTTTGTCCTGGCATTTGTTTCACTCGTAGTCTATGACCAATTAGGCGGCTTTTTCAGGCAAAATGCGGAACGCCAGATTCAGCAAACTGCTGCAGAAGCCAACGGCAGAATGGAAACGCTTTATAAACAGATTGATACTCTGACTAATCAGCTCATGACCAATAGCACTGTTCAGCAAATGCTCCTAAAGATGCTTGAAGGGGAAAGCATGGATTATGGAAAATTGGAATCCCTGATAAAAATCATCAATAATACATATGCCTACTCAGATGGAATATCTTCAATTGAACTGTATAATGCAGAAGGCAAAAGAATTTATCCATTCGATGGGAAAAATATTTTTAAAGTCATCGATTCAAAGTGGGTGAAAGCCGCTGACAAGGAAAAGGGGAAGCTTGTTTGGACTGGGAAGGATAAGGGAAACACCAGCTATTCCGCAGCCATACGGAGAGTCAGTCTGATGGATCGCTGGTTCTCGAATGGCGGTTATCTTGTCGTCCGTATTTCCAACAGTTATTTTCAGGTTCAGGGCAATAATGAAGAAAACGGACAAAACGATTATATGATGCTTCTCGATCGCGACTTAACACCCATTACTTATGATTATGGACTCGACATAAAAAGCATTATCCAGCAAGAGGAAAAATCGATTATGATCCGTGATCAGGAATATATGGCTGTTACTGAAAAGTCAGCTCTGACAGGCTGGACTTTTGTCATCCTGAAGCCGATGAGTTTTCTGCTGCAGGGCGTTACGAAAGTTCGAGCAGTAATCATTTTAGCAGTTTCCATTGGATTCTTTTTATTTGTCATTTCCTCCATAGTGCTTGCCACCATGATCACCAGACCGATTAAAAAACTGACTAATACGATGAAAAATGCCAAAATGGATGAATTAAAACTGAATCCTGAGAGTAATTCCTCACTTGAATTTATTGAATTAAATAACACCTACAATAAAATGGTTGAAAGGACCAACCACTTAATACAGGTTGTTTATGAAAAAGAATTGCTTCGGTCCCGAACGGAGCTGAAGGCACTGCAGGCCCAAATTGATCCGCATTTTCTTTACAACACTCTAAACGCACTTTACTGGTCCCTGGAGGAGAAAGAGGAAGAGGAATTGGCTGAGATTGTCATTTCAATGTCTGAACTTTTCCGATATACAATCGGGAATCGCAGATCTGCTGAATGGGTTACCATACATGATGAACTTGATCATATTGAACGGTATATGCGCCTAATGAAAATGCGGCTTGGCGAAAGACTGTTATGGAAAATTGCTGCACCGCCCAAGCTCCTTGGTGTGAAAATACCAAAACTGATTATACAGCCATTAGTTGAAAATGCTATACAGCATGGAATTGAAAATAAGAGAATACAAGGAACTGTCCTTATCAAATTAGAAGAATCAGCCGGTGGGGACTCGGTCAAAATCACGGTGCAGGATAACGGCCCGGGGATTGATCAGATAGAGCTTCATCAGTTAAACGAGGAGATAAAAAAAGAGAATGTTTCTTCATTTAAAGGGATTGGGATGGCGCTGACAAACGTTAACAAAAGGCTCAGCCTTTATTATGATGCCTATTCCCTTGGCGGTCTTCATCTGGAAAGTGAGTTGGGTTCAGGCACTAAAGTTGTGTTCGTAATACCTGCGGGGGAGGGAAATAAAGGTGAATACAAAGATAATCTTAATAGTGGATGA
- a CDS encoding RidA family protein yields the protein MEGVKKGIEERLEELNIQLPVLADIRMPFEPGVISGNTVFLSGQTPRVNGAQKYAGIVGEDISIEEAKDAARICTLNLLSALKGIIGDLNKVKRIIKMDGYVASTSSFKNHPIVINAASDLLHDIFGKENGHARKAVGLASLQAEPL from the coding sequence ATGGAAGGGGTAAAAAAGGGAATTGAAGAAAGACTGGAAGAGCTGAATATCCAGCTCCCTGTATTGGCTGATATCCGAATGCCTTTCGAACCGGGCGTTATCTCGGGCAATACAGTCTTTTTATCCGGACAAACACCCAGGGTAAATGGCGCGCAAAAATATGCAGGAATTGTCGGGGAAGATATCTCAATCGAGGAAGCAAAGGATGCAGCAAGAATTTGTACGCTGAATTTGCTGTCAGCCCTTAAAGGGATCATTGGAGATTTAAATAAAGTAAAAAGAATCATCAAAATGGATGGATACGTTGCCTCAACAAGCAGCTTTAAAAATCATCCTATAGTCATTAATGCTGCATCAGATTTGCTTCATGACATTTTCGGCAAGGAAAATGGACATGCCCGCAAAGCTGTGGGGCTTGCCTCCCTTCAGGCGGAGCCCCTGTAG
- a CDS encoding 2Fe-2S iron-sulfur cluster-binding protein: protein MPNIHFVNSNKTLEVPEDSNILRMSLRYDGDLPNRCGGGICGTCVFKTEEGAEYLDNVKIQERRKLGEEWLGKGYRLGCQTFVTDGDITISWDDEVTDQVKKRKPDKLKQTVTTGK from the coding sequence ATGCCAAACATCCATTTTGTCAATAGCAACAAAACTCTGGAAGTGCCTGAGGATTCTAATATATTAAGAATGTCGCTCCGCTATGATGGAGATCTGCCAAATCGCTGCGGCGGAGGAATTTGCGGTACTTGTGTTTTTAAAACTGAAGAAGGAGCAGAATACCTGGACAACGTAAAAATCCAGGAAAGAAGGAAGCTGGGAGAAGAATGGCTGGGGAAAGGCTATCGTTTAGGCTGCCAGACATTCGTTACAGACGGGGATATCACCATTTCATGGGACGATGAAGTTACAGATCAGGTGAAAAAGAGAAAGCCGGATAAATTAAAGCAAACCGTTACAACAGGAAAATGA